One genomic segment of Humidesulfovibrio mexicanus includes these proteins:
- a CDS encoding DUF465 domain-containing protein, with amino-acid sequence MEAQDRALIEKFETQDSELRALWLQHQDYEKMIVKLEGKPFLSPVVEQEIKELKKKKLAGKTKLQALLDKYRQQEA; translated from the coding sequence ATGGAAGCACAGGATCGCGCCCTTATCGAAAAGTTTGAAACCCAGGATTCCGAACTGCGCGCCCTTTGGTTGCAGCACCAGGATTATGAAAAGATGATCGTCAAGCTAGAAGGCAAGCCTTTCCTAAGCCCCGTTGTCGAACAGGAGATCAAGGAGCTGAAGAAGAAGAAGCTTGCCGGAAAGACGAAACTGCAAGCCTTGCTGGATAAGTATCGTCAACAGGAGGCCTAG
- a CDS encoding DUF167 domain-containing protein, with protein sequence MTGTATPEYVRAAGEGEWRVQVWVQPGAKRDELAGMHQDCLKIRLNAPAVDNKANASLVEYVAALLGLKRSQVALASGQTSRKKTLRVRAEKEPIWPRVRADQAGGQPPTEGATHGSTGSRPYRKV encoded by the coding sequence TTGACGGGAACGGCAACCCCTGAATATGTCCGCGCTGCGGGAGAGGGGGAATGGCGGGTCCAGGTCTGGGTGCAGCCGGGAGCAAAGCGCGATGAACTGGCCGGAATGCACCAGGACTGCTTGAAGATTCGCCTGAACGCGCCCGCAGTGGACAATAAGGCCAACGCCTCGCTGGTGGAGTATGTGGCGGCCCTGTTGGGGCTTAAACGAAGCCAGGTGGCGCTTGCGTCCGGACAGACGTCCCGGAAGAAGACGCTTCGAGTGCGTGCTGAGAAAGAGCCGATCTGGCCTCGGGTCCGGGCGGACCAGGCCGGCGGGCAACCTCCAACTGAAGGAGCCACACATGGAAGCACAGGATCGCGCCCTTATCGAAAAGTTTGA